A genomic segment from Chitinophaga niabensis encodes:
- a CDS encoding hybrid sensor histidine kinase/response regulator transcription factor gives MMYRWGATLILAILLFSAKTKGQNIAFNYLTVENGLSHNSVLSITQDGRGFMWYGTRYGLNRYDGQRFRIYKTDHQDSTSLDDNLVLTLYCDSKKTLWVGTSQGLNKYDPVKDQFERIPITPKSLSIYAIFEDKKGRLWIGSPSGLFLKTANGFRHFVTDGSGNSIAGTHVRCIYEDQKGHLWIGTTNGLTRLIISGDDFQFETFRHEEGNPNSLPVNYVATITADSQQRLWIGMLNGGVCIYEPATRTFTHVDNIINNSVRRIIRDKAGKLWVGTQEGLTIIDPVNKTNISYQHDPGGKKSLSQNSIHSLFEDVNGSVWIGTYFGGINMIHSYNTSFSTSQSNASHSGISNNVISSILEDGQHNLWIGTEGGGLNYLNRKTGAYTYYKHNPNDPSSLGSNLVKVVYIDKDGNTWIGTHGGGLNLLGDNGKFSQYFYDKQNPFTLTLETTAILETTDGRFWVGTNTGLHLFKRNGRQLTEITDTALLGEMSRSSVRYLYEDSRGRLWIGSTFYQFVVKGNTRQIVNTDCYNNSIFEDSKGNIWTSLYYGGLVKYDQEMKITARYMDKDGLSSNNIMGMLEDDKQNLWISTDNGLIKFDPEKKTFQTYTTSDGIAGNEFNYNSFLEDSKGEFFFGGYNGITSFFPGKIEANTYSAPMVFTGLKLFNQPVGISKADHLLKQDIGFTKELKFHYNQEVFTIEFALLNYIKSNKNRYAYKLEGIDRDWIETNVTAVTYTNLPSGNYTFLVKGANNDGIWSEPARLGIRIMPPFWRTWWAYCIYALLAASIFFLVTRFFFMRALLTKEEELHQVKLNFFTNISHEIRTHLTLLMAPVEKMIETFKKDDPVQQQLFSVKNNANRLLKLVSELMDFRKAETNHLKLYVEKQDLIPFLQEIYTSFRELSLSRNIKTSFVHNTEHLFIYFDREQLEKVFFNLLSNAFKFTPDGGNICLSVEQQKDTVSVSVIDNGRGIAPEYLDKLFSNFFQVADHGVQNTGYGIGLALSRNIVELHKGNLTVESEPANRTCFTVTLIQGNKHFEGTRHVLGNKPAEEIPETITDIPGNIPEVLGNKPADHPFTLLVVEDNPELRKLIRETFEQNYQVLESENGALGLAMATEQIPDLVISDVMMPEMDGLEFCSRLKTDERTSHIPVVMLTAKSSQADHVSGLENGADLYLSKPFSTRVLELNVRNLLALREKMREKFSRQILTETPETLSNTVDDAFLQKVIQLVEEHMDEPEFGVEMLSRKVAMSQPVLYKKLKALTNMSVNDFVKSLRLKKAAALILKKQHTVYEVAYMVGYADRKYFSREFKKQFGKTPTEFAGERETE, from the coding sequence ATGATGTATCGCTGGGGGGCTACATTGATACTGGCCATTTTACTATTTTCTGCTAAGACGAAGGGGCAAAATATCGCATTTAATTACCTGACCGTTGAAAATGGATTGTCACACAATTCCGTATTATCTATTACACAGGACGGCAGGGGATTCATGTGGTATGGTACCCGGTATGGTCTTAACCGGTACGACGGGCAGCGGTTCAGGATCTATAAAACGGACCATCAGGACAGTACCTCCCTGGACGACAACCTTGTACTGACCCTCTATTGTGATTCAAAAAAAACCTTATGGGTAGGTACCTCCCAGGGGCTTAACAAATACGATCCGGTCAAAGATCAGTTTGAAAGGATCCCCATCACGCCCAAATCCCTCAGTATCTACGCCATCTTCGAAGATAAAAAAGGAAGGCTCTGGATTGGTTCCCCCTCCGGCCTGTTCCTTAAAACAGCGAATGGCTTCCGGCATTTTGTAACGGATGGCTCAGGCAACAGTATTGCCGGCACACATGTGCGCTGCATTTATGAAGATCAGAAAGGACACCTCTGGATCGGCACTACAAATGGCCTGACCCGGCTGATCATTTCAGGAGATGATTTTCAGTTTGAAACATTCCGCCATGAAGAAGGTAATCCCAATAGCCTCCCGGTAAATTATGTTGCCACCATTACGGCGGACAGCCAGCAACGTTTATGGATCGGTATGCTGAACGGAGGGGTCTGTATCTATGAACCTGCTACCCGTACTTTCACCCATGTAGATAATATTATTAATAATAGTGTAAGAAGGATCATAAGGGACAAAGCGGGCAAACTCTGGGTGGGCACGCAGGAAGGACTAACGATCATTGACCCCGTCAATAAAACAAATATCTCTTACCAGCATGATCCCGGCGGCAAAAAAAGCCTCAGCCAGAACTCGATCCACAGTCTTTTTGAAGATGTGAACGGCTCTGTATGGATTGGTACCTACTTCGGCGGGATCAACATGATCCATTCTTATAATACCTCCTTTTCCACTTCACAAAGCAACGCCTCCCATTCCGGGATCAGCAACAATGTGATCAGCAGCATCCTGGAAGACGGGCAGCATAACTTATGGATCGGTACTGAAGGTGGCGGACTTAATTACCTGAACAGGAAAACCGGCGCTTATACTTATTATAAACACAATCCAAATGACCCTTCCAGCCTTGGTTCCAACCTGGTAAAAGTAGTATATATCGATAAAGACGGGAATACCTGGATAGGTACACACGGCGGCGGCCTCAACCTGTTGGGCGATAACGGTAAGTTTTCACAATACTTCTACGATAAACAAAACCCTTTTACCCTTACCCTGGAAACCACCGCTATCCTGGAAACCACGGATGGCAGGTTCTGGGTAGGCACTAATACAGGATTACACCTGTTCAAACGGAATGGCAGGCAACTCACGGAGATCACGGATACGGCGTTGTTAGGAGAGATGTCCAGGTCTTCTGTCCGTTACCTGTACGAAGATTCCCGGGGCCGCTTATGGATAGGTTCCACTTTTTACCAGTTTGTGGTAAAAGGCAATACACGGCAGATAGTGAACACAGATTGTTATAACAATTCCATCTTTGAAGACTCAAAGGGAAACATCTGGACCAGCCTTTATTACGGCGGCCTGGTAAAGTACGACCAGGAGATGAAGATCACCGCAAGGTATATGGACAAAGATGGGCTCTCCAGTAATAATATCATGGGCATGCTGGAAGATGATAAACAAAACCTTTGGATCAGCACGGATAACGGCCTGATCAAATTCGACCCGGAGAAAAAAACCTTTCAGACCTATACCACCAGCGATGGTATTGCAGGCAACGAATTCAATTATAACTCCTTCCTGGAAGACAGTAAAGGAGAATTCTTCTTTGGCGGGTACAATGGTATCACCAGTTTTTTCCCCGGTAAAATTGAAGCCAATACTTACTCTGCCCCGATGGTGTTCACCGGGCTTAAACTATTTAATCAACCGGTAGGGATCAGCAAAGCAGATCATCTGTTAAAACAGGATATAGGATTCACGAAAGAATTGAAGTTCCATTACAACCAGGAAGTATTCACCATTGAATTTGCATTGTTGAATTATATCAAGAGTAATAAGAACAGGTATGCATATAAACTGGAAGGGATAGACAGAGATTGGATTGAAACGAATGTGACCGCCGTGACCTACACCAATCTGCCTTCCGGCAATTATACCTTTCTGGTAAAAGGCGCTAATAACGATGGGATCTGGAGTGAACCTGCCCGCTTAGGCATCAGGATAATGCCTCCTTTCTGGCGTACCTGGTGGGCTTATTGTATCTATGCATTACTGGCCGCATCCATCTTCTTCCTGGTGACCCGCTTCTTCTTTATGCGTGCTTTATTAACGAAAGAAGAAGAACTTCACCAGGTGAAACTAAACTTCTTCACCAATATCTCTCATGAGATCCGTACGCATCTCACGTTATTAATGGCACCGGTAGAGAAGATGATCGAAACCTTTAAAAAGGACGATCCCGTTCAGCAACAGTTATTTTCTGTGAAGAATAATGCCAACCGCCTGTTGAAACTGGTGAGCGAACTGATGGATTTCCGTAAAGCAGAAACGAACCATTTAAAGTTATATGTAGAAAAGCAGGACCTTATTCCCTTCCTCCAGGAGATCTATACCAGCTTCCGTGAACTATCACTCAGCCGGAACATTAAAACCTCCTTCGTACATAATACGGAGCACCTCTTTATTTATTTCGACAGGGAGCAACTGGAGAAAGTGTTCTTCAACCTGCTGAGCAATGCATTCAAATTCACGCCGGACGGTGGCAATATCTGCCTGAGTGTGGAACAGCAGAAAGATACCGTGTCCGTCAGTGTAATAGATAATGGCAGAGGCATTGCGCCGGAGTACCTGGACAAGCTGTTCTCTAATTTCTTCCAGGTGGCAGATCACGGCGTGCAAAATACCGGGTACGGGATTGGCCTTGCGCTGTCCCGGAATATTGTGGAACTCCATAAAGGCAACTTAACTGTAGAAAGCGAACCCGCTAACAGGACCTGTTTTACCGTTACCCTGATCCAGGGTAACAAACATTTTGAGGGTACCCGGCATGTGCTGGGTAATAAACCAGCAGAAGAAATACCCGAAACTATTACTGACATTCCGGGCAACATTCCGGAAGTGCTGGGTAATAAACCAGCAGATCACCCATTCACCCTCCTGGTCGTAGAAGATAATCCCGAGCTTCGGAAACTCATCCGGGAAACCTTTGAGCAAAACTACCAGGTGCTGGAAAGCGAAAATGGCGCCCTGGGTTTGGCCATGGCCACAGAGCAGATCCCAGACCTGGTGATCAGCGATGTGATGATGCCGGAAATGGATGGCCTGGAATTCTGCTCCCGCCTGAAAACAGACGAACGCACCAGCCACATCCCTGTGGTAATGCTCACCGCCAAAAGTTCCCAGGCAGATCATGTAAGTGGATTGGAGAACGGCGCAGACCTGTACCTCAGTAAACCATTCAGTACCCGGGTACTGGAACTGAACGTACGCAACCTCCTGGCGCTCAGGGAAAAGATGCGGGAAAAGTTCAGCAGGCAAATATTAACGGAAACACCGGAAACACTTAGCAACACGGTAGACGATGCCTTCCTTCAGAAGGTGATCCAGCTGGTGGAAGAACATATGGATGAACCGGAATTCGGGGTGGAGATGTTATCCCGCAAGGTGGCTATGAGCCAGCCCGTGCTTTATAAGAAGTTAAAGGCCCTCACCAATATGTCCGTAAACGACTTCGTAAAATCCCTCCGGCTGAAAAAAGCTGCCGCCCTGATCCTCAAAAAACAGCATACAGTATATGAGGTAGCTTACATGGTGGGCTATGCAGACCGTAAATATTTCAGCAGGGAATTCAAAAAGCAGTTTGGCAAAACACCCACAGAATTCGCCGGAGAGCGGGAAACAGAGTAA
- a CDS encoding polysaccharide lyase family 8 super-sandwich domain-containing protein, whose amino-acid sequence MKKTLLVLLLLSCWNTLRAQTEYTIIMDRVRADVLSTASNVTTLDNGVTSTLATLQPNGSWPDISYAYSSTTYTADQHLIRVKNFAIAYSKSNSSYYHDTTLFNAITSSLTYWDTSDPQSWNWYHNQISNPQMLGEVLIMLEVSPQPLNATLRSNLISQMNRGVPANQTGANKLDVATHFIYRGCLTANASVMNTGVTEAFYPILLTTAEGIQPDLSYQQHGPQLYVYGYGSVFVAGEVKVAHYLRGTSYALSSAKLAILSNFVRNSFLKVMRGKYIDFSVNGRSISRNNNLSQGGTGTLNKLKVMDSTHLAEYDQAIARIAGTQPPSYMVTPSHTQFWHSDYTIHHRPGYFFGLRNVSTRTAKSENGNGENLKGYYLSEGATNITVSGTEYHNIFPVWDWARIPGTTVPVITTFPLRTAWGVNFGTAAFSGGVSDSLYGATALAFNDYSTQARKAWFFFDNEVVCLGANINSTAAQAINTTVDQSLLNGAVTVSSNGSVSTLAAGSYSYNNNLKWVSHNGIGYYFPAGGNMQLSSQAQTGTWKSINDGGSTSSVSMNVFKLWFDHGVSPVNGSYAYYVLPGQNMATYDTTAVRIQQNTADVQAVRHVGLNVWQLIFYKAGTFSKDSVTITVDRACAIMLKNVGSANVALSIADPAQSSDPVNVYITTPGIPNARHLVCNLPSGNNAGASALYNVSASTPVYAPSVIPAIADAYVRNGTSYAGVNYGTATSLVLKKDAVGYNRETFFKFNVANIPVTTDRVKLRLYVNYANTTANTVPWIAQYVSNDSWTETGINFNNMPIATSNVDTVTGKLAGNYVEWDVSAIALAQQSADGVLSLKVVSNGTGSTTDASFSSRETGDTSLRPVLLCSTEASLLSKMPLAESDNSGIKIYPNPAAAFIRIESAATYRVAELRSASGQLLRQEDVSGRQQFDFSLKGIKPGMYLLHLLGPNGVQVKKIVKI is encoded by the coding sequence ATGAAGAAAACACTACTTGTACTATTGTTGCTTTCCTGCTGGAATACCCTCCGGGCACAAACTGAATACACTATAATTATGGACCGCGTAAGGGCAGATGTGCTCTCTACCGCATCCAACGTTACCACTCTGGACAATGGCGTTACCAGTACCCTGGCCACACTCCAGCCCAATGGTTCCTGGCCGGACATCAGTTACGCTTACAGTTCAACAACTTACACGGCAGACCAGCATCTCATCCGGGTTAAGAACTTTGCGATCGCCTACTCCAAATCCAACAGCAGTTATTACCACGACACTACGCTCTTTAATGCCATTACCAGCAGCCTTACCTACTGGGACACTTCAGATCCCCAGAGCTGGAACTGGTACCATAACCAGATCTCTAACCCACAGATGCTGGGCGAGGTCCTGATCATGCTGGAAGTTTCCCCGCAACCTTTAAACGCTACTTTACGCAGCAACCTTATTTCCCAGATGAACAGGGGCGTTCCGGCTAACCAGACTGGCGCCAATAAACTGGATGTGGCCACCCACTTTATCTACCGGGGTTGCTTAACCGCCAATGCCAGTGTAATGAACACCGGCGTAACAGAAGCTTTCTACCCTATCCTGCTCACCACAGCGGAAGGCATCCAGCCCGACCTCTCTTATCAGCAGCACGGGCCGCAATTGTATGTATACGGATATGGAAGTGTATTTGTAGCAGGCGAAGTAAAGGTAGCCCATTACCTCAGGGGCACTTCCTATGCTTTATCCAGCGCTAAACTTGCCATCCTGAGTAATTTTGTGCGCAATAGCTTCCTGAAAGTAATGCGCGGAAAATATATCGACTTTAGCGTGAACGGGCGAAGCATCAGCCGCAATAACAATCTATCACAAGGTGGTACAGGCACTTTGAATAAACTGAAGGTCATGGATTCCACACACCTGGCGGAATACGATCAGGCCATTGCCAGGATTGCCGGCACACAGCCACCTTCCTATATGGTTACACCATCCCATACCCAATTCTGGCATTCTGATTACACCATTCACCACCGCCCCGGATATTTCTTTGGATTACGGAATGTATCTACCCGCACCGCCAAATCTGAAAATGGCAATGGCGAGAACCTGAAAGGGTATTACCTCTCAGAAGGTGCTACCAATATCACGGTGAGTGGCACAGAGTATCATAATATCTTCCCTGTATGGGACTGGGCAAGGATCCCTGGCACCACTGTTCCTGTGATCACTACCTTCCCCCTGCGTACTGCATGGGGTGTTAATTTCGGCACTGCTGCTTTTTCCGGGGGCGTATCTGATTCTTTATATGGTGCTACAGCCCTTGCATTCAATGATTACAGCACGCAGGCACGCAAAGCCTGGTTCTTTTTTGATAACGAAGTGGTTTGCCTCGGTGCCAATATCAATTCAACTGCGGCACAGGCCATTAACACCACTGTTGACCAGTCTTTGCTGAACGGCGCCGTAACGGTTTCTTCCAATGGGTCAGTAAGCACACTGGCCGCAGGCAGTTATAGTTACAATAACAATCTCAAATGGGTATCCCATAACGGTATCGGTTATTACTTCCCTGCCGGCGGTAATATGCAATTGAGTTCCCAGGCACAAACGGGTACCTGGAAAAGCATTAACGACGGCGGCAGCACCAGTTCCGTATCCATGAATGTTTTCAAACTCTGGTTCGATCATGGGGTAAGCCCTGTGAATGGCAGCTATGCTTATTATGTACTGCCCGGGCAGAATATGGCAACATATGATACAACCGCGGTACGTATTCAGCAAAACACTGCGGATGTGCAGGCAGTAAGGCATGTGGGATTGAATGTATGGCAGCTGATCTTTTATAAAGCAGGTACATTCAGCAAGGATTCTGTAACCATCACAGTAGACAGGGCCTGTGCCATAATGTTGAAAAATGTAGGCAGCGCCAACGTAGCATTATCTATTGCAGACCCCGCCCAGTCTTCTGATCCGGTGAATGTATACATCACTACTCCGGGCATTCCAAATGCCCGCCACCTGGTATGCAACCTGCCTTCCGGTAATAATGCAGGCGCTTCTGCCTTATACAATGTAAGTGCCTCCACCCCGGTATATGCTCCTTCCGTAATACCAGCCATTGCAGATGCTTATGTGCGTAACGGCACATCGTATGCCGGTGTTAATTACGGAACGGCTACTTCACTGGTACTCAAAAAAGATGCGGTAGGCTACAACAGGGAAACGTTCTTTAAATTCAACGTAGCTAATATCCCCGTAACTACAGACCGTGTAAAGCTGCGCCTCTATGTGAACTATGCCAACACTACCGCTAATACCGTACCCTGGATAGCACAATACGTGAGCAACGACAGCTGGACGGAAACGGGTATTAACTTTAACAATATGCCCATTGCCACCAGCAATGTAGATACCGTAACCGGCAAACTGGCGGGTAATTATGTGGAATGGGATGTATCTGCCATAGCATTGGCGCAGCAAAGCGCAGACGGTGTATTATCCCTTAAAGTTGTGTCCAATGGAACAGGTAGCACAACAGACGCCTCTTTCAGCTCCCGCGAAACAGGAGACACTTCCCTCCGCCCTGTATTGCTCTGCTCTACAGAAGCGAGCCTCTTATCCAAAATGCCGCTTGCTGAAAGTGATAACTCCGGCATTAAAATCTACCCCAACCCGGCAGCAGCTTTTATCCGCATAGAATCTGCCGCCACTTACCGGGTAGCGGAATTAAGAAGCGCATCCGGCCAGTTATTACGGCAGGAAGATGTTTCCGGCAGGCAACAATTTGATTTCAGCCTCAAGGGGATTAAACCAGGTATGTACCTCCTGCATTTACTGGGCCCCAATGGCGTACAGGTGAAAAAGATTGTTAAGATCTGA
- a CDS encoding LytR/AlgR family response regulator transcription factor, with the protein MRILIIEDEDNAAQQLESLIRDLVGSPEFAGVIDNVEEAVDLLATKPRIDLMFLDINLSDGLSFEIFRDIKVDIPVIFTTAYDQYAIRAFELNSIDYLLKPIRKEKLQQALDKYFRLENRHTLEQVSKLLVAPPNYKRNFLVPCKDKLIPVNVNEFAWFELNGGVVKGMRLDKSILIMEEKSLEELSAVLDPGQFYRANRQYLVSRPAIREVSYYFNGRLYLKINPATGEKVLVSKAKAGDFRQWMNGY; encoded by the coding sequence ATGAGGATACTCATTATTGAGGATGAAGATAATGCAGCACAGCAGTTGGAAAGCCTGATCCGCGACCTTGTTGGATCTCCTGAATTTGCAGGCGTAATAGACAATGTGGAAGAGGCGGTGGACCTCCTTGCCACAAAACCCCGCATCGATCTGATGTTCCTGGATATTAACCTGTCCGACGGCCTTTCCTTTGAGATCTTCAGGGACATCAAAGTAGATATACCGGTTATTTTCACTACGGCATATGACCAATATGCTATCCGGGCATTTGAGCTCAACAGTATCGATTATTTGCTGAAACCCATCCGCAAGGAAAAACTGCAGCAGGCATTGGATAAATACTTCCGGCTGGAGAACCGGCATACATTGGAGCAGGTAAGTAAACTACTTGTGGCGCCACCTAACTACAAACGTAATTTCCTGGTGCCCTGCAAGGATAAACTGATCCCTGTGAATGTAAATGAATTTGCCTGGTTTGAATTGAATGGGGGAGTGGTGAAAGGAATGCGGCTGGATAAAAGCATATTGATCATGGAAGAAAAAAGCCTTGAGGAACTATCAGCTGTTTTAGACCCCGGGCAGTTTTACCGTGCCAACCGGCAATACCTTGTTAGCCGGCCGGCCATCCGGGAAGTATCTTATTATTTCAACGGGAGGTTATATCTTAAGATAAACCCGGCAACGGGAGAAAAGGTACTGGTGAGCAAAGCCAAAGCAGGTGATTTCAGGCAATGGATGAATGGTTACTAA
- a CDS encoding sensor histidine kinase, translated as MRFKYKIQLILLSSLAITILFSIPRLPLLRFPQYELPELIARTVYSFLFAVLFFTINLDRRAITLGSFTIDTNRFFTLLLLNGGLFFIVDYLLMRLHLYLFEPALMERLFRFLFNITFVLEFLLIILISYIYRLVFHNQQIKKTNAETRYEVLKNQVNPHFLFNSFNTINSLILRDKEAAVNFVNNMSDVFRYALESRETVTLEEELGMLAAYTAMLNGRHGGKIMMDMDIDNAMLSYKLPPMAMQILVENAVKHNIISARHPLHIRIFTRDNGALVVSNDLHEKKVRERSTGLGLSNLNQRSQYLSNRDIIIQRLDNKFIVTVPLIQ; from the coding sequence ATGAGGTTTAAGTATAAGATACAGCTCATCCTGCTCAGTTCGCTGGCCATCACCATCCTCTTTTCCATACCAAGGCTGCCATTGCTGCGGTTTCCGCAATATGAGCTGCCGGAGTTGATTGCGCGTACTGTTTATTCTTTCCTGTTTGCCGTTCTTTTCTTTACGATCAACCTGGATAGAAGAGCAATAACGCTGGGATCTTTTACTATTGATACTAACCGTTTCTTTACATTGCTGCTACTTAATGGCGGACTGTTCTTTATTGTGGACTATTTATTGATGCGTCTGCATCTCTACCTGTTTGAACCGGCACTGATGGAGCGGTTATTCAGGTTCCTTTTCAATATCACCTTTGTATTGGAATTCCTGCTGATCATACTGATATCCTATATTTACCGGTTGGTGTTCCACAATCAGCAAATAAAGAAAACAAATGCGGAAACCAGGTATGAAGTATTGAAGAACCAGGTGAACCCTCATTTCCTGTTCAATTCATTCAATACCATTAATTCCCTGATCCTGCGGGATAAAGAAGCGGCGGTGAATTTTGTGAATAATATGTCTGATGTATTCCGTTATGCATTGGAAAGCAGGGAAACTGTAACGCTGGAAGAAGAACTGGGTATGCTGGCTGCTTATACGGCAATGCTTAACGGCAGGCATGGTGGTAAGATCATGATGGATATGGACATAGATAATGCCATGCTTTCCTATAAACTTCCCCCGATGGCTATGCAGATATTAGTGGAAAATGCCGTGAAGCATAATATTATTTCTGCCCGGCATCCTTTACACATCAGGATCTTCACCAGGGATAACGGAGCGCTGGTTGTTTCAAATGACCTGCATGAAAAGAAGGTGCGGGAACGTTCTACAGGCCTGGGGCTTTCTAATTTAAACCAGCGGTCCCAATACCTGTCTAACCGTGATATTATTATTCAACGTTTGGATAACAAGTTTATCGTAACGGTACCGTTAATACAGTAG
- a CDS encoding extracellular catalytic domain type 1 short-chain-length polyhydroxyalkanoate depolymerase encodes MKNLFMQLPVLLVMMLFTNCEKQTDGREYRFSGAITVDGRTRYFLLNLPPGYYEAPGKFPLVIGLHGAAGSGSQFELDYRFTQKANNAKFIAVYPDGVRSEGLLGLRFWNAGYCCNYASEHNINDVKFISELIDKLVRDYKADPKRVYAAGMSNGGMMAYRLACELPDKIAAIAAVSSTMVQTQACNPSRAVPVIHLHSALDTKVPYYGGVGLADYYYPPVDSVLNVWASKNNCTAAPQVIRDDAQYRLTEWPACGNGALMQCYLTKDGGHAWPGGRKSRDKADEPSTVINANDLIWDFFQRFSL; translated from the coding sequence ATGAAAAACTTATTCATGCAGCTGCCTGTTCTTCTTGTCATGATGTTATTTACGAACTGCGAAAAACAAACGGATGGCAGGGAGTACCGGTTTTCAGGCGCCATCACCGTGGATGGCAGAACGAGGTATTTTCTGCTGAACCTTCCTCCGGGTTATTACGAAGCGCCTGGTAAGTTTCCGCTGGTGATTGGTTTACATGGTGCTGCAGGCAGTGGTAGCCAGTTTGAGCTGGATTACCGGTTCACGCAAAAAGCCAATAATGCAAAGTTCATTGCGGTATATCCGGATGGCGTGCGAAGCGAGGGATTGCTGGGGCTGAGGTTCTGGAATGCCGGGTACTGTTGTAATTACGCCAGTGAGCATAACATCAATGATGTGAAATTCATCAGTGAGCTGATCGATAAACTGGTAAGAGATTATAAGGCAGATCCTAAAAGGGTATATGCAGCGGGCATGTCCAACGGCGGGATGATGGCTTACAGGCTGGCATGTGAGTTGCCGGATAAGATAGCGGCTATAGCGGCAGTGAGTTCCACTATGGTGCAAACACAGGCTTGCAATCCCTCCCGTGCGGTGCCGGTTATTCATCTGCATTCCGCGCTGGATACTAAAGTACCTTATTATGGGGGAGTGGGATTAGCAGATTATTATTATCCGCCGGTGGATTCTGTATTAAATGTATGGGCTTCTAAGAACAATTGCACCGCGGCGCCGCAAGTGATCAGAGATGATGCGCAGTATAGATTAACAGAGTGGCCGGCTTGCGGAAATGGTGCCCTGATGCAATGTTATCTTACAAAAGATGGGGGGCATGCCTGGCCTGGTGGCAGAAAAAGCAGGGATAAAGCAGATGAGCCGTCTACGGTGATTAATGCCAACGACCTGATATGGGATTTCTTTCAACGTTTTTCATTATGA